The genomic region ATCGCCGCTGCGGACCACGCTCACAGGCACACCCTGCGCCACGGCCGCCAGCCGCAGAGCCGCGAATTCCGGCGTGGCTGCGCCCGCGCCACCGAGGATCAGCCGGCCGACCTGATAACGCCCGAAGACCGCTGCGAGACCGCCGACGTGATCAGCGTGCGGATGCGTCACGATGACGTATTCAATGAGCCGGTCGGTGAGCGGCATGGCGCGGCCGAGCCCAGTCAGGACCTGGCGGCCCGGACCGCCGTCAATCAGCGCTTGGACCCGGCCGGCGGCAACGAGGATCGCGTCGCCCTGCCCGACATCCATGAAGGTCGCCGTCGCCAGCGGCGGCGAATCATGGCGCACCGCCCAGCAGCCGACCAGGAGCAGAACTCCCGCCGCAGCGGCTAAAATGAGCTTATTTCTGGAGTTTGGAGCCATATTCGATCACTTCAATCTCGAGGCCGGCCGGCAGCGGCGGACGCCGCAACGGGATCGGCTTCGCTTTTACCAAGGCATACCACAGCAGCAGGATCCAGCCCGCGATCATGGAACAACCCAAAGGCCCGGCCTGGAGCTCCACCGAGAACGGCAGGCTCGCCAAAAAACCGATGATCGTTTCGATCACCCGGAGCAGCCAGACCGCCGCGAGAGCCGGCAGCTGGCCGACCGAGAACCAGAACGCGGCCAGGATGATGCCGCCGGCGCCCAGGGCCATGATCCAGGGAATGAGCGGCAGGATCAGCAGGTTGGCGACCGGACCCAGGAGCGGCACGCGGCCGAACGCGAGGATGATGATCGGCAAAGTGGCGAGCGTCGCGCCCAGGGTCTCGCCGGCCGAACGCCTGATGCCGAGGAACTCCGGCAGGAAGGTCAGGCGCTTCGCGAGCGGTTCGCCCAGGCCGTGAAGTCCGAGTACGGCCGCGAACGACAACTGGAAGCCGACGTCGTGCCGCAGGAGCAGCGGATCGAACGCCAGCATGGCGGACGCGGCCAGGGACAAAGCGGCGGTCGCAGAATAACGCCGGCCGACCACCGTCGCGACGAGGGCGGTGCAGCCCATGGCCGCGGCGCGGATGACCGAAGCTTCGGCGCCGGCGACCACGGCGAAGATCAGGACCCCGGCCAGCGAGAAGCAGGCGGCGCGCCGGCGGCGGACCGTGGCGGCGGCGAATAGCAGCAGGAAGATTTCCGCGACCCGCGCGACGTTGTAACCGGAGACGGCTAGGATGTGCGAAGTGCCGGTCGAACGGAAAGCGGCGACCAGATCCGGTGGCAGACCGTCGCGGTCGCCGATGAGCAGGCCGAGCAGGAAAGAAGCTTCCGGCTCAGGCAGCAGCCGGCCGACGCTCAGCCGGATCCGGGAGCGCAGGCCGTAGAGCAGCTGCCGCGGCAACGAACGCTCGCTCGCAGCGATCGCCGCCAGCGGCTCGCGCGTCGAGCAGCGCCAACGGACGCCGTCGAGCCAAGCTTGGGCATCGAAAGGATCGCCACTGTTCAGACCGACCCGAACGGGAAGACAGCGCCAGCGCAGCACCTCGCCATAGGCAAAGATCGGCCAGGCCCGGGCCCGCAGCCGCAGCACGCCGGCGAGCGGCCGGCACGAACCGTCCGCCGCCGAGCCGCCGTCCGCGAGCGCGCTCAGGTCGCGCTGGCCGACTGCGGTCCGGTCGCAAACAAAAACGCGATCCAGATCCAGGGTCGCGCTATCGCTCATGATCCGCTGCTCGCGGCTGACGGTGCCGACGAGTTCCGTGGCAACCAAGACGGGTTCATCCGGCGGATCCGCGGCCGGGATAGCGGCGTCGAAACGCCACAGAGCGAGCGCGAACATCAGCGCCGCCCCGGCAAGCAGGCGCGGAACCGGCCTGGGCCGCAGAGCGATGAGCGCGACCAAGAAGCAGCCTGCGGCCGCGAGCCAGTAGCCAGCCGCGAGCCAGATCCGTTCGTCGAACGCGTGAACGGCCAC from Patescibacteria group bacterium harbors:
- a CDS encoding ComEC/Rec2 family competence protein; its protein translation is MLRRLAASSSGTLVAWLLAFFGGVAVHAFDERIWLAAGYWLAAAGCFLVALIALRPRPVPRLLAGAALMFALALWRFDAAIPAADPPDEPVLVATELVGTVSREQRIMSDSATLDLDRVFVCDRTAVGQRDLSALADGGSAADGSCRPLAGVLRLRARAWPIFAYGEVLRWRCLPVRVGLNSGDPFDAQAWLDGVRWRCSTREPLAAIAASERSLPRQLLYGLRSRIRLSVGRLLPEPEASFLLGLLIGDRDGLPPDLVAAFRSTGTSHILAVSGYNVARVAEIFLLLFAAATVRRRRAACFSLAGVLIFAVVAGAEASVIRAAAMGCTALVATVVGRRYSATAALSLAASAMLAFDPLLLRHDVGFQLSFAAVLGLHGLGEPLAKRLTFLPEFLGIRRSAGETLGATLATLPIIILAFGRVPLLGPVANLLILPLIPWIMALGAGGIILAAFWFSVGQLPALAAVWLLRVIETIIGFLASLPFSVELQAGPLGCSMIAGWILLLWYALVKAKPIPLRRPPLPAGLEIEVIEYGSKLQK